In a single window of the Salvelinus namaycush isolate Seneca chromosome 6, SaNama_1.0, whole genome shotgun sequence genome:
- the LOC120049653 gene encoding sensor for unfolded proteins in the ER ire1-like isoform X2 produces the protein MLVYYILSGGHHPFEDPLGDELEQNRNIIKGTYTLEHVADEVTKDLIEWMINEDPNERPTVEETLNHPLFWKPQRRVEYLRRIGNEKEVGKYSDADPKLLEALKQSAMERTFCQWKSKLPSELMKKMDGRKPYPENMLGLLSFIRNLHEHYAEDLESVDLMKMFPDLFGCVYVLAKERGWNSRPGLKNVFQRDLSS, from the exons ATGTTGGTATACTACATCCTTTCTGGTGGACACCACCCCTTTGAAGATCCACTTGGTGATGAACTTGAACAGAATCGAAACATAATCAAGGGGACTTACACACTAGAACATGTGGCAGACGAGGTGACAAAAGACCTCATTGAGTGGATGATCAATGAAGACCCCAATGAGAGACCTACAGTGGAGGAGACCCTGAATCATCCCCTCTTCTGGAAACCACAGAG GAGAGTTGAGTACTTGAGAAGAATTGGGAATGAGAAGGAGGTCGGGAAGTATAGCGATGCTGACCCAAAACTTCTAGAAGCTCTGAAACAAAGTGCCATGGAGAGAACCTTCTGTCAGTGGAAATCCAAG CTGCCCTCTGAATTGATGAAAAAGATGGATGGCAGAAAGCCCTACCCTGAGAACATGTTGGGGTTACTAAGTTTCATACGCAACCTCCATGAGCACTA TGCTGAGGATTTAGAATCGGTTGACCTGATGAAAATGTTCCCTGATCTCTTTGGATGCGTCTACGTGTTGGCCAAGGAACGGGGCTGGAATTCAAGGCCTGGTCTGAAAAACGTGTTTCAGAGAGATCTAAGCTCATGA
- the LOC120049654 gene encoding sensor for unfolded proteins in the ER ire1-like: MARETLDEDSDIRYKRSTDIQVVGMLTYYILSGGHHPFGRGPRCESNILDGQYNLDHVADEVAKDLIEWMINEDPKKRPTVEETLDHPYFWDEERRVEYLRRIGNEKEVGKYSDADPKLLEALKQSAMERTFCQWKSKLPSDLIKKMDGRKPYPENMLGLLRFIRNLHEHYAEDLESVDLMKMFPDLFGCVYVLAKERGWNSRPGLKNMFQRNLCS, encoded by the exons ATGGCCAGGGAAACTTTGGATGAAGACAGCGATATCAGATATAAGCGGAGCACTGATATTCAG GTGGTTGGGATGTTGACATATTACATCCTCTCTGGTGGACACCACCCCTTTGGCAGAGGTCCTCGATGTGAGAGCAACATTCTGGATGGGCAGTACAATCTGGATCACGTTGCAGATGAGGTTGCAAAGGACCTCATTGAGTGGATGATCAACGAAGACCCAAAAAAGAGACCTACTGTGGAGGAGACCTTGGATCACCCGTACTTCTGGGACGAGGAGAG GAGAGTTGAGTACTTGAGAAGAATTGGGAATGAGAAGGAGGTCGGGAAGTATAGTGATGCTGACCCAAAACTTCTAGAAGCTCTGAAACAAAGTGCTATGGAGAGAACCTTCTGCCAGTGGAAATCCAAG CTGCCGTCTGATTTGATCAAAAAGATGGATGGCAGAAAGCCCTACCCTGAGAACATGTTGGGGTTACTACGTTTCATACGCAACCTCCATGAGCACTA TGCTGAGGATTTAGAATCGGTTGACCTAATGAAGATGTTCCCTGATCTCTTTGGATGTGTCTACGTGTTGGCCAAGGAACGGGGCTGGAATTCAAGGCCTGGTCTGAAAAACATGTTTCAGAGAAATTTATGCTCATGA
- the LOC120049653 gene encoding uncharacterized protein LOC120049653 isoform X1, whose product MEHKIDFQELLAKLVISEPTDPIIKCIINNNLERLKKLIRGKDINALYPCVELQDEVTPLIAAVAFSNQEICTFLLGKGADPKKPSKRYLAPLHYAGLRKVPVNIVTTLLEAKADPNGLAEQPFFPLQLAHDREDIVKELLKSGALMWLNHGVHPAIDQKLATIIGNFAEESEFFSKIKLFLHFAQAIKQASPTDVFKHYDLHLLEENPQTHLTMIDMCFNIEGANEDEYFQKAIKWLNDSKKLVSYVEDVSRRLSTVPLKFRAGALKSLYRVVCAMKEISNEVSLTLIPELVKLLSCKTEDYLVPLIIVTLYGITQKTKDKDHWSNSDLEKICKHIVPCTQRKGYPYELKMYAYALLADLYTFSCVPGYLSSLGLTLVPEGLLNWGSDENLKVKLRDLNRSLDRQRSVAKSTSEDSKDSHLSETKKKKKKKKMMKRRTAEKQDLPKKETGTQENKTCLAFNTSSTAVEESGLDECSSVKPFHPTTDTSPLQRKWHKVSKRWETQLEKLANMDESKVYKVGNLTLIHDDNDFRIAKGSDGTEVFLGLRDDGTEVAIKRMTRSNYQFLKSEEGFLRLPELDSSCIVRYMDFAEDSFFGYLALQLCEYTLDEYINTHLPKDDTHALMKITQEVLRSLSVLHCPTTKVLHGDIKPQNVLIDINGNSKLADFGISRRLTVEQTTLYTIPAGTKCWMAKETLDKQGSGYKRSSDIQVAGMLVYYILSGGHHPFEDPLGDELEQNRNIIKGTYTLEHVADEVTKDLIEWMINEDPNERPTVEETLNHPLFWKPQRRVEYLRRIGNEKEVGKYSDADPKLLEALKQSAMERTFCQWKSKLPSELMKKMDGRKPYPENMLGLLSFIRNLHEHYAEDLESVDLMKMFPDLFGCVYVLAKERGWNSRPGLKNVFQRDLSS is encoded by the exons ATGGAACACAAGATTGATTTTCAAGAACTCCTGGCCAAACTGGTTATCTCAGAGCCAACAGATCCTATTATAAAGTGCATTATTAATAATAATCTggagaggctgaagaaattgATTAGAGGCAAGGACATCAATGCATTGTACCCTTGTGTTGAGTTACAAGATGAAGTAACCCCTTTAATTGCTGCTGTTGCATTTTCAAATCAGGAGATTTGTACATTTCTTCTGGGAAAAGGTGCTGACCCCAAGAAACCATCGAAGAGATATTTAGCACCTCTGCATTATGCTGGACTGCGTAAAGTTCCAGTGAATATAGTGACAACATTACTGGAAGCAAAGGCAGATCCAAATGGTCTAGCAGAACAACCATTCTTTCCACTTCAATTAGCACATGACAGAGAGGATATTGTGAAGGAGCTTCTCAAATCTGGAGCTTTAATGTGGCTAAATCATGGCGTCCATCCTGCAATTGATCAGAAATTGGCCACAATAATTGGAAACTTTGCTGAAGAGAGCGAGTTCTTTTCCAAAATCAAGCTTTTTTTACATTTTGCACAAGCAATAAAACAAGCATCCCCAACGGATGTTTTCAAGCACTATGATCTTCACTTACTAGAGGAGAACCCTCAAACCCACCTCACTATGATTGACATGTGCTTTAACATTGAAGGTGCAAATGAAGACGAATACTTCCAGAAAGCCATTAAATGGTTGAACGACTCCAAGAAACTAGTTTCCTATGTTGAAGATGTAAGCAGACGTCTGTCCACAGTTCCTCTGAAATTTAGGGCAGGTGCATTGAAATCCTTATATAGAGTTGTTTGCGCAATGAAGGAAATATCTAATGAGGTGTCACTTACCCTAATTCCTGAGTTAGTGAAACTGCTTTCCTGTAAAACAGAAGATTATCTCGTGCCATTGATCATTGTTACGCTCTATGGCATCACACAGAAGACAAAAGACAAGGATCATTGGAGCAACTCTGACCTTGAGAAAATATGCAAGCACATTGTCCCATGCACACAGAGGAAGGGTTATCCCTATGAATTGAAGATGTATGCCTATGCGTTGCTAGCAGATCTTTACACATTTAGTTGTGTTCCTGGTTACCTCAGCTCTCTGGGACTGACTCTGGTACCTGAAGGACTACTTAACTGGGGAAGTGATGAAAACCTGAAAGTAAAGCTGAGAGATCTAAACAGGTCCTTAGACAGACAACGTTCTGTCGCCAAGTCAACAAGTGAAGATTCAAAAGACAGTCATTTGTCAGaaaccaagaagaagaagaagaagaaaaagatgaTGAAGAGGAGAACGGCAGAAAAGCAAGACCTACCAAAAAAAGAGACAGGGACACaagaaaataaaacatgtttagCCTTCAATACTTCATCTACTGCTGTTGAGGAATCTGGCCTTGATGAGTGTTCAAGTGTGAAGCCGTTCCACCCCACCACTGACACGTCACCATTACAGCGCAAATGGCACAAGGTCAGCAAGCGGTGGGAGACACAGTTAGAGAAGCTTGCCAACATGGATGAAAGTAAAGTTTATAAAGTAGGAAACCTCACTCTTATACATGATGATAATGACTTTCGCATAGCAAAGGGAAGTGATGGAACTGAGGTCTTCTTGGGCCTGAGGGATGATGGCACTGAAGTAGCCATAAAGAGAATGACCAGGTCAAACTATCAGTTTCTCAAGAGTGAGGAAGGATTTTTACGTCTTCCAGAGCTTGACAGTAGCTGTATTGTGAGATACATGGACTTTGCGGAAGACAGTTTTTTTGGTTATCTTGCTCTTCAGCTCTGTGAATACACTCTGGATGAATACATTAATACGCACCTGCCCAAGGACGACACTCATGCCCTGATGAAAATCACTCAAGAGGTGCTCCGCAGTTTAAGTGTCCTTCATTGTCCAACTACCAAAGTCCTTCATGGGGATATCAAACCTCAGAATGTTTTGATAG ATATCAATGGAAATTCAAAATTGGCAGATTTTGGCATAAGTCGCAGATTGACAGTGGAACAAACAACTCTATACACCATCCCTGCAGGAACAAAATGCTGGATGGCCAAGGAGACGTTAGACAAACAAGGCTCTGGATATAAGAGGAGCTCTGATATACAG GTGGCTGGGATGTTGGTATACTACATCCTTTCTGGTGGACACCACCCCTTTGAAGATCCACTTGGTGATGAACTTGAACAGAATCGAAACATAATCAAGGGGACTTACACACTAGAACATGTGGCAGACGAGGTGACAAAAGACCTCATTGAGTGGATGATCAATGAAGACCCCAATGAGAGACCTACAGTGGAGGAGACCCTGAATCATCCCCTCTTCTGGAAACCACAGAG GAGAGTTGAGTACTTGAGAAGAATTGGGAATGAGAAGGAGGTCGGGAAGTATAGCGATGCTGACCCAAAACTTCTAGAAGCTCTGAAACAAAGTGCCATGGAGAGAACCTTCTGTCAGTGGAAATCCAAG CTGCCCTCTGAATTGATGAAAAAGATGGATGGCAGAAAGCCCTACCCTGAGAACATGTTGGGGTTACTAAGTTTCATACGCAACCTCCATGAGCACTA TGCTGAGGATTTAGAATCGGTTGACCTGATGAAAATGTTCCCTGATCTCTTTGGATGCGTCTACGTGTTGGCCAAGGAACGGGGCTGGAATTCAAGGCCTGGTCTGAAAAACGTGTTTCAGAGAGATCTAAGCTCATGA